The following coding sequences lie in one Treponema socranskii subsp. buccale genomic window:
- a CDS encoding helix-turn-helix transcriptional regulator, whose translation MKQENKKQQTRQLNRKILERINIIHRAIKSGTYPDNLKLQRLYCETTGYSKVGEATINRDIDMLRTYFHAPLEFDRHKGGYYYSNAFEFPLNDISAEDVFYLSAAKTLLSSFEGSPIYKSISEVIDFVTDTQGLSKSSLLKRIAIPPVPKVVTNEDVWKKVIRSLQENAVVDFEYSGRWNPKSARRRVAPYQILMDEGLCFLFGYDLNKKAVRLFALNRMKNYVVTDEHFEIPDDFEFSVYCGGGKFGAFVSEDPVDFIIDFYGDARPYVKERLWADNQKLTDFEDEEKTRIEFSSTQVLKVMEWILAQGANAVPRSPQWFVDDWKKIVKAMMKRAKSDINN comes from the coding sequence TAGAGCAATTAAATCCGGAACTTATCCCGATAATCTGAAGTTACAGCGGCTTTACTGCGAGACGACAGGCTACAGCAAAGTCGGCGAAGCTACAATTAACCGCGATATCGATATGCTTCGTACTTATTTTCACGCACCTCTGGAATTTGACAGACACAAAGGCGGCTATTATTACAGCAATGCCTTTGAATTCCCTTTGAATGATATTTCCGCAGAGGATGTTTTTTATCTTTCGGCAGCAAAGACATTACTCTCAAGTTTTGAAGGAAGTCCTATTTATAAATCGATTTCCGAAGTTATTGATTTTGTAACGGACACACAGGGCTTGAGCAAAAGTTCTCTTTTAAAGAGAATCGCCATTCCGCCCGTTCCGAAAGTCGTAACAAATGAAGATGTTTGGAAAAAAGTTATACGTTCTTTGCAGGAAAACGCAGTTGTCGATTTTGAGTATAGCGGCAGGTGGAACCCGAAATCCGCACGGCGCCGCGTCGCGCCGTATCAGATCCTTATGGATGAGGGGCTTTGTTTTTTATTCGGCTATGATTTGAATAAAAAAGCTGTGCGCCTTTTCGCTCTGAACCGAATGAAGAACTATGTTGTTACGGACGAGCATTTTGAAATCCCCGATGATTTTGAATTTTCTGTCTATTGCGGCGGCGGAAAGTTCGGCGCATTTGTGTCGGAAGATCCCGTCGATTTTATAATCGATTTTTACGGAGACGCTCGGCCGTATGTAAAAGAGCGTCTTTGGGCGGACAATCAGAAACTTACTGATTTTGAAGATGAAGAAAAAACACGGATAGAATTTTCTTCAACGCAAGTCCTGAAAGTTATGGAATGGATTTTAGCGCAGGGAGCAAATGCCGTCCCCCGAAGTCCGCAGTGGTTTGTGGATGATTGGAAGAAGATCGTAAAAGCTATGATGAAAAGGGCGAAAAGCGATATTAATAATTAA